From the Scylla paramamosain isolate STU-SP2022 chromosome 15, ASM3559412v1, whole genome shotgun sequence genome, one window contains:
- the LOC135107415 gene encoding uncharacterized protein LOC135107415 isoform X1, translating to MPPQQQATTPPPDSSPSSSGSPSAPPLPSSSSRPAGRQDEVTVEAASCSTSANVVRTSSVTGESAPRAVMATRHILVFLGFLGFTIIYMLQLNLLVALPIMVNHTAIIGHDYALSRMGIQVVVKDDQMMHFGNNPELGMTPREDNTSSRTVVGHGDVPKLSRRGKVISRHGPVRLGSVFGHQIAPVTSKEVVPGKVGAANTKLDTRGSQHVNEPTTTAPFDEATTTLAPEEMTTVIYDGEERYTTVVSEDGDPDSSTETYTEMPSEELTTITLLVPATEDSSSQSTISTEAAASDSFETTTPMTIVVEKVTSGLPKKIVTTTPTLPLNEITETTTEMVATTTPVSQPEETTIASGDDEATTVPVTSELPDEAREDIEPEVTTTHTPTGTESKTTSTTQSSAAIPTSTMVSTERVTKDITFTDDTIIPTTLTNDEDMMTTTETNEDTVTTTETNEDTITTTETNEETVTTTETNEDTITTTEAPIVHVRKRSIEATPQTTTTDNSTFEHEPQKNGTLNNEDPEKLLDVTIKLFDEEHVQGTESYVVESPSYQATESPQETSSSKTDAYEDSTESHVLSAQSFSKATEIYSQGTESYDLVTETSDQTTEINLAGTESYDQNQVTEAYVEDATTISYDETTESGVANSTLPWYLGDEWDVVNVTSNNDNDTSSSSSSSSSSSSSSSSSSSSSSESSEGDDDDSDEDDESNEGREFDSRELAELKLYNSTHYLHGGRYTPSEDSDESDSDESGEDDDDDDDDDDDDDDDDDDDDDDDDDDEDEDDEDEDEDEDEDENENDEDDEDEENDEDENEESMEGYGATYGEITLPGQKFPSTVCFEPRMVVRPEPPRDGEFVWEAELQERLRSAFSWGFLLTQLVAGRLAGILGGKLLLLLGVALAAVLTLLIPAAALVGPYWLLAARIMIGAAQGVCMPAMQAILAQWSPPMDRTIMAAFTYSGLAVGAVMGGPVSEWVVTVMGWRGLFYCQGVVALVWCVAWQLLTTENPIQHPKITQQERHLITTSIGVQHAGRGLPVPWMHIFRSRHVLAVVVAEVGFSWAWFTLLHHAREYLVTVLHVPDHQVRVTWGAALMATWVTAMVYATIADWVRRTNRRSTVAVRRVAITIFSVVTAVCLVGVAQSRCSPVAVLVWCAMALALGLSAAFSSYFANVLELAPNHAAAVMGVSGTARAVVQVLSPLYVAYLTNGQATLERWRMVWYTGAIVLLLTNCLNFLMVSSKEQVWNRPVTVPIYPKREANILAQRRTRPPRPHYVGPPRGNKNPAYVFTEHL from the exons GACGCCAGGATGAGGTCACAGTGGAAGCTGCCAGCTGCAGCACTAGTGCCAATGTGGTAAGGACGTCATCGGTGACGGGGGAGTCCGCGCCCCGCGCAGTGATGGCCACCAGGCACATCCTCGTCTTCCTGGGCTTCCTCGGATTCACCATCATTTACATGCTGCAACTAAATTTGTTGGTAGCGCTGCCCATCATGGTGAACCACACAGCCATCATCGGCCACGACTACGCTCTCTCCCGGATGGGGATTCAGGTCGTGGTGAAGGACGATCAGATGATGCACTTTGGGAATAATCCCGAACTAGGGATGACCCCACGGGAAGATAACACCTCGTCTCGCACTGTCGTGGGCCACGGAGACGTGCCGAAGCTCTCCAGGCGGGGCAAAGTAATATCCCGGCATGGACCTGTCAGACTGGGCAGCGTCTTCGGTCACCAGATTGCCCCGGTCACCTCTAAGGAAGTTGTGCCCGGCAAGGTAGGGGCTGCCAACACAAAGCTAGACACTCGAGGGAGTCAGCACGTCAACGAACCTACCACCACTGCACCTTTCGACGAAGCGACCACAACTCTCGCGCCCGAGGAGATGACCACAGTGATTTACGATGGCGAGGAGCGGTACACAACGGTGGTGAGTGAGGACGGAGATCCAGACTCCTCCACTGAGACGTACACAGAAATGCCATCGGAAGAATTAACCACGATTACCCTTCTTGTTCCTGCCACAGAGGATTCAAGCAGCCAGAGTACCATTTCCACTGAAGCAGCCGCATCGGATTCCTTTGAAACCACAACGCCGATGACTATTGTTGTTGAGAAGGTCACGTCAGGACTACCAAAGAAAATCGTCACCACGACACCTACGTTGCCTCTCAATGAAATCACGGAAACCACAACAGAGAtggtcgccaccaccacaccggtGTCTCAGCCCGAGGAAACCACGATTGCTTCAGGCGATGACGAAGCGACGACAGTGCCGGTAACTTCAGAGCTCCCTGACGAGGCTCGCGAGGATATCGAGCCTGAGGTGaccaccactcacacaccaacaGGAACAGAATCCAAGACGACCTCCACCACCCAAAGCTCTGCTGCCATCCCCACCTCCACTATGGTAAGCACTGAGCGTGTCACAAAGGACATAACGTTTACTGACGACACCATCATCCCCACGACTCTCACTAATGACGAAGACATGATGACCACCACGGAGACCAACGAAGACACGGTTACCACCACGGAGACCAACGAAgacacaattaccaccaccgaGACCAACGAAGAAACGGTTACCACCACGGAGACCAACGAAGACACAATTACCACCACGGAGGCCCCAATAGTGCACGTCAGGAAGCGGTCAATCGAAGCTACGCCTCAGACAACCACTACGGACAACAGCACCTTCGAGCATGAACCTCAGAAGAACGGGACACTCAATAATGAGGATCCTGAGAAGCTCCTTGACGTGACTATTAAGCTTTTCGACGAGGAGCATGTCCAAGGAACCGAGTCTTATGTTGTGGAGTCTCCGTCCTATCAGGCCACGGAGTCTCCTCAGGAAACCTCGAGCAGTAAAACTGATGCTTATGAAGACAGtacagaatctcatgtactgAGTGCCCAGTCCTTCAGTAAAGCAACCGAAATATACAGTCAAGGAACCGAATCTTACGACCTAGTAACTGAAACTAGTGATCAAACAACAGAGATTAACTTAGCAGGAACTGAGAGTTACGATCAGAACCAAGTGACTGAGGCTTATGTGGAGGATGCCACCACCATTAGCTATGACGAGACGACCGAGTCTGGCGTGGCCAATTCCACCCTTCCCTGGTACTTGGGCGATGAGTGGGATGTCGTCAATGTTACCAGCAACAATGATAATGacacatcttcctcttcttcctcctcttcctcctcctcctcttcttcttcttcctcatcctcttcttcaagtGAGAGTtctgaaggtgatgatgatgatagtgatgaggaCGATGAAAGTAACGAAGGGCGGGAGTTCGATTCGCGGGAACTGGCAGAGCTGAAGCTGTACAACTCGACTCATTACCTGCACGGCGGCCGCTACACGCCCTCCGAGGACAGCGACGAGAGTGACAGTGATGAGTCCGGGgaagacgacgatgatgatgacgatgacgatgatgatgacgatgacgatgatgatgacgatgatgacgacgatgatgatgacgaggatgaagatgatgaggatgaggatgaagatgaagatgaggatgagaatgaaaatgatgaggacgatgaagatgaagagaatgatgaagatgagaatgaagaaTCGATG GAGGGTTACGGCGCCACGTACGGAGAGATCACACTGCCTGGCCAGAAGTTCCCGTCCACCGTATGCTTCGAGCCTCGCATGGTGGTGCGTCCTGAGCCCCCCAGG GACGGGGAGTTCGTGTGGGAGGCTGAGTTGCAGGAGCGCCTTCGGTCAGCCTTCTCGTGGGGCTTCCTCCTGACGCAACTGGTGGCCGGCCGGCTCGCTGGCATCCTGGGCGGCAAGCTGCTCCTGTTGCTGGGTGTCGCCCTCGCCGCCGTGCTTACCTTGCTGATACCTGCCGCCGCTCTCGTCGGCCCCTACTGGCTGCTGGCCGCCCGCATCATGATCGGCGCCGCTCAG GGCGTGTGCATGCCTGCCATGCAGGCTATTCTGGCTCAGTGGTCGCCACCGATGGACCGTACCATTATGGCTGCCTTCACCTACTCAG GTTTGGCGGTGGGCGCGGTGATGGGCGGGCCAGTGTCGGAGtgggtggtgacagtgatggggTGGCGCGGACTCTTCTACTGCCAGGGCGTGGTCGCGTTAGTGTGGTGCGTTGCGTGGCAATTGCTGACCACCGAGAACCCCATCCAGCACCCCAAGATAACCCAGCAGGAGCGCCacctcatcaccacctccatcgGGGTGCAGCACGCGGGCCGCGGCCTCCCTGTGCCCTGGATGCACATCTTCAG GTCTCGCCATGTGCTGGCCGTGGTGGTGGCTGAGGTGGGCTTCTCCTGGGCCTGGTTCACGCTGCTACACCACGCACGGGAGTACCTGGTGACCGTGCTGCATGTGCCCGACCACCAG GTGAGGGTGACGTGGGGCGCGGCGCTGATGGCCACCTGGGTCACTGCCATGGTCTACGCCACGATCGCTGACTGGGTCCGTCGCACCAACCGCCGCTCCACCGTGGCTGTGCGTCGCGTCGCCATCACCATCT TTTCAGTGGTGACCGCGGTGTGCCTGGTGGGTGTGGCTCAGTCCCGCTGCTCCCCCGTGGCTGTGCTGGTGTGGTGCGCCATGGCCCTTGCCCTCGGGTTGTCCGCCGCCTTCTCATCCTACTTCGCCAACGTGCTGGAGCTGGCGCCCAACCACGCGGCGGCCGTGATGGGCGTAAGCGGCACGGCACGGGCGGTGGTGCAGGTGCTCTCCCCTCTCTATGTGGCGTACCTCACCAATGGACAG GCGACCCTGGAGCGGTGGCGAATGGTGTGGTACACTGGAGCCATCGTGCTCCTGCTTACCAACTGCCTCAACTTCCTAATGGTGTCATCCAAGGAGCAGGTGTGGAACAGGCCCGTCACCGTGCCCATCTACCCCAAGCGGGAGGCTAACATCCTGGCCCAACGAAGGACGCGCCCGCCACGGCCACACTACGTTGGCCCACCACGGGGCAACAAGAACCCCGCCTACGTCTTTACAGAACATTTGTAA
- the LOC135107415 gene encoding uncharacterized protein LOC135107415 isoform X2, whose protein sequence is MATRHILVFLGFLGFTIIYMLQLNLLVALPIMVNHTAIIGHDYALSRMGIQVVVKDDQMMHFGNNPELGMTPREDNTSSRTVVGHGDVPKLSRRGKVISRHGPVRLGSVFGHQIAPVTSKEVVPGKVGAANTKLDTRGSQHVNEPTTTAPFDEATTTLAPEEMTTVIYDGEERYTTVVSEDGDPDSSTETYTEMPSEELTTITLLVPATEDSSSQSTISTEAAASDSFETTTPMTIVVEKVTSGLPKKIVTTTPTLPLNEITETTTEMVATTTPVSQPEETTIASGDDEATTVPVTSELPDEAREDIEPEVTTTHTPTGTESKTTSTTQSSAAIPTSTMVSTERVTKDITFTDDTIIPTTLTNDEDMMTTTETNEDTVTTTETNEDTITTTETNEETVTTTETNEDTITTTEAPIVHVRKRSIEATPQTTTTDNSTFEHEPQKNGTLNNEDPEKLLDVTIKLFDEEHVQGTESYVVESPSYQATESPQETSSSKTDAYEDSTESHVLSAQSFSKATEIYSQGTESYDLVTETSDQTTEINLAGTESYDQNQVTEAYVEDATTISYDETTESGVANSTLPWYLGDEWDVVNVTSNNDNDTSSSSSSSSSSSSSSSSSSSSSSESSEGDDDDSDEDDESNEGREFDSRELAELKLYNSTHYLHGGRYTPSEDSDESDSDESGEDDDDDDDDDDDDDDDDDDDDDDDDDDEDEDDEDEDEDEDEDENENDEDDEDEENDEDENEESMEGYGATYGEITLPGQKFPSTVCFEPRMVVRPEPPRDGEFVWEAELQERLRSAFSWGFLLTQLVAGRLAGILGGKLLLLLGVALAAVLTLLIPAAALVGPYWLLAARIMIGAAQGVCMPAMQAILAQWSPPMDRTIMAAFTYSGLAVGAVMGGPVSEWVVTVMGWRGLFYCQGVVALVWCVAWQLLTTENPIQHPKITQQERHLITTSIGVQHAGRGLPVPWMHIFRSRHVLAVVVAEVGFSWAWFTLLHHAREYLVTVLHVPDHQVRVTWGAALMATWVTAMVYATIADWVRRTNRRSTVAVRRVAITIFSVVTAVCLVGVAQSRCSPVAVLVWCAMALALGLSAAFSSYFANVLELAPNHAAAVMGVSGTARAVVQVLSPLYVAYLTNGQATLERWRMVWYTGAIVLLLTNCLNFLMVSSKEQVWNRPVTVPIYPKREANILAQRRTRPPRPHYVGPPRGNKNPAYVFTEHL, encoded by the exons ATGGCCACCAGGCACATCCTCGTCTTCCTGGGCTTCCTCGGATTCACCATCATTTACATGCTGCAACTAAATTTGTTGGTAGCGCTGCCCATCATGGTGAACCACACAGCCATCATCGGCCACGACTACGCTCTCTCCCGGATGGGGATTCAGGTCGTGGTGAAGGACGATCAGATGATGCACTTTGGGAATAATCCCGAACTAGGGATGACCCCACGGGAAGATAACACCTCGTCTCGCACTGTCGTGGGCCACGGAGACGTGCCGAAGCTCTCCAGGCGGGGCAAAGTAATATCCCGGCATGGACCTGTCAGACTGGGCAGCGTCTTCGGTCACCAGATTGCCCCGGTCACCTCTAAGGAAGTTGTGCCCGGCAAGGTAGGGGCTGCCAACACAAAGCTAGACACTCGAGGGAGTCAGCACGTCAACGAACCTACCACCACTGCACCTTTCGACGAAGCGACCACAACTCTCGCGCCCGAGGAGATGACCACAGTGATTTACGATGGCGAGGAGCGGTACACAACGGTGGTGAGTGAGGACGGAGATCCAGACTCCTCCACTGAGACGTACACAGAAATGCCATCGGAAGAATTAACCACGATTACCCTTCTTGTTCCTGCCACAGAGGATTCAAGCAGCCAGAGTACCATTTCCACTGAAGCAGCCGCATCGGATTCCTTTGAAACCACAACGCCGATGACTATTGTTGTTGAGAAGGTCACGTCAGGACTACCAAAGAAAATCGTCACCACGACACCTACGTTGCCTCTCAATGAAATCACGGAAACCACAACAGAGAtggtcgccaccaccacaccggtGTCTCAGCCCGAGGAAACCACGATTGCTTCAGGCGATGACGAAGCGACGACAGTGCCGGTAACTTCAGAGCTCCCTGACGAGGCTCGCGAGGATATCGAGCCTGAGGTGaccaccactcacacaccaacaGGAACAGAATCCAAGACGACCTCCACCACCCAAAGCTCTGCTGCCATCCCCACCTCCACTATGGTAAGCACTGAGCGTGTCACAAAGGACATAACGTTTACTGACGACACCATCATCCCCACGACTCTCACTAATGACGAAGACATGATGACCACCACGGAGACCAACGAAGACACGGTTACCACCACGGAGACCAACGAAgacacaattaccaccaccgaGACCAACGAAGAAACGGTTACCACCACGGAGACCAACGAAGACACAATTACCACCACGGAGGCCCCAATAGTGCACGTCAGGAAGCGGTCAATCGAAGCTACGCCTCAGACAACCACTACGGACAACAGCACCTTCGAGCATGAACCTCAGAAGAACGGGACACTCAATAATGAGGATCCTGAGAAGCTCCTTGACGTGACTATTAAGCTTTTCGACGAGGAGCATGTCCAAGGAACCGAGTCTTATGTTGTGGAGTCTCCGTCCTATCAGGCCACGGAGTCTCCTCAGGAAACCTCGAGCAGTAAAACTGATGCTTATGAAGACAGtacagaatctcatgtactgAGTGCCCAGTCCTTCAGTAAAGCAACCGAAATATACAGTCAAGGAACCGAATCTTACGACCTAGTAACTGAAACTAGTGATCAAACAACAGAGATTAACTTAGCAGGAACTGAGAGTTACGATCAGAACCAAGTGACTGAGGCTTATGTGGAGGATGCCACCACCATTAGCTATGACGAGACGACCGAGTCTGGCGTGGCCAATTCCACCCTTCCCTGGTACTTGGGCGATGAGTGGGATGTCGTCAATGTTACCAGCAACAATGATAATGacacatcttcctcttcttcctcctcttcctcctcctcctcttcttcttcttcctcatcctcttcttcaagtGAGAGTtctgaaggtgatgatgatgatagtgatgaggaCGATGAAAGTAACGAAGGGCGGGAGTTCGATTCGCGGGAACTGGCAGAGCTGAAGCTGTACAACTCGACTCATTACCTGCACGGCGGCCGCTACACGCCCTCCGAGGACAGCGACGAGAGTGACAGTGATGAGTCCGGGgaagacgacgatgatgatgacgatgacgatgatgatgacgatgacgatgatgatgacgatgatgacgacgatgatgatgacgaggatgaagatgatgaggatgaggatgaagatgaagatgaggatgagaatgaaaatgatgaggacgatgaagatgaagagaatgatgaagatgagaatgaagaaTCGATG GAGGGTTACGGCGCCACGTACGGAGAGATCACACTGCCTGGCCAGAAGTTCCCGTCCACCGTATGCTTCGAGCCTCGCATGGTGGTGCGTCCTGAGCCCCCCAGG GACGGGGAGTTCGTGTGGGAGGCTGAGTTGCAGGAGCGCCTTCGGTCAGCCTTCTCGTGGGGCTTCCTCCTGACGCAACTGGTGGCCGGCCGGCTCGCTGGCATCCTGGGCGGCAAGCTGCTCCTGTTGCTGGGTGTCGCCCTCGCCGCCGTGCTTACCTTGCTGATACCTGCCGCCGCTCTCGTCGGCCCCTACTGGCTGCTGGCCGCCCGCATCATGATCGGCGCCGCTCAG GGCGTGTGCATGCCTGCCATGCAGGCTATTCTGGCTCAGTGGTCGCCACCGATGGACCGTACCATTATGGCTGCCTTCACCTACTCAG GTTTGGCGGTGGGCGCGGTGATGGGCGGGCCAGTGTCGGAGtgggtggtgacagtgatggggTGGCGCGGACTCTTCTACTGCCAGGGCGTGGTCGCGTTAGTGTGGTGCGTTGCGTGGCAATTGCTGACCACCGAGAACCCCATCCAGCACCCCAAGATAACCCAGCAGGAGCGCCacctcatcaccacctccatcgGGGTGCAGCACGCGGGCCGCGGCCTCCCTGTGCCCTGGATGCACATCTTCAG GTCTCGCCATGTGCTGGCCGTGGTGGTGGCTGAGGTGGGCTTCTCCTGGGCCTGGTTCACGCTGCTACACCACGCACGGGAGTACCTGGTGACCGTGCTGCATGTGCCCGACCACCAG GTGAGGGTGACGTGGGGCGCGGCGCTGATGGCCACCTGGGTCACTGCCATGGTCTACGCCACGATCGCTGACTGGGTCCGTCGCACCAACCGCCGCTCCACCGTGGCTGTGCGTCGCGTCGCCATCACCATCT TTTCAGTGGTGACCGCGGTGTGCCTGGTGGGTGTGGCTCAGTCCCGCTGCTCCCCCGTGGCTGTGCTGGTGTGGTGCGCCATGGCCCTTGCCCTCGGGTTGTCCGCCGCCTTCTCATCCTACTTCGCCAACGTGCTGGAGCTGGCGCCCAACCACGCGGCGGCCGTGATGGGCGTAAGCGGCACGGCACGGGCGGTGGTGCAGGTGCTCTCCCCTCTCTATGTGGCGTACCTCACCAATGGACAG GCGACCCTGGAGCGGTGGCGAATGGTGTGGTACACTGGAGCCATCGTGCTCCTGCTTACCAACTGCCTCAACTTCCTAATGGTGTCATCCAAGGAGCAGGTGTGGAACAGGCCCGTCACCGTGCCCATCTACCCCAAGCGGGAGGCTAACATCCTGGCCCAACGAAGGACGCGCCCGCCACGGCCACACTACGTTGGCCCACCACGGGGCAACAAGAACCCCGCCTACGTCTTTACAGAACATTTGTAA